The stretch of DNA CTATCCAGTCAGGCATCAATCTTGGCGGTGTCACAGGCTTAATCCCAATTACAGGTGTCACTCTTCCTTTTATTAGTTATGGAGGGACTTCACTTATCCTTCTGTCCATTTCAATGGGGATTCTCGTGAACATTGCCATGTTCGTTAAATATGAAAAACTATTTAAAAATTCACAATGATGATAATAAAAAGGTTCAATGTTTTGAACCTTTTTATATATATTTACTAACACCTGACAGGGGGAAAGATTAAGATGAGACAAATCAGTAAAGTGCTGGTTGCGAACAGGGGAGAAATTGCTATCCGTGTGTTTCGTGCCTGTACGGAGTTAAATATCCGCACTGTGGCTATTTATTCAAAAGAGGATTCAGGCTCCTATCATCGCTACAAAGCTGATGAAGCCTATCTTGTAGGAGAAGGAAAAAAACCAATTGATGCTTATTTAGATATTGAAGGAATCATAGAAATTGCTAAGCAATCAGAGGTAGATGCGATTCACCCGGGCTATGGTTTTTTGTCAGAAAATATCGACTTCGCCAGACGGTGTGAAGAGGAGGGCATCATTTTTGTCGGCCCTCATTCTAAACATCTGGATATGTTTGGTGATAAAGTAAAAGCCCGAACGCAAGCTCAACTGGCGGACATCCCGGTCATCCCGGGTACAGACGGCCCGGTATCCGACCTTGAGGAAGTCGTTGAGTTCGGCAAGAAGCACGGGTTCCCTATTATCATTAAAGCAGCATTGGGCGGCGGCGGCCGCGGCATGCGCATTGTCAAAAGTGTGGATGAAGTGAAGGAAGCCTTCGAGCGTGCGAAGTCCGAAGCCAAAGCGGCTTTCGGAAGCAGCGAAGTATATGTTGAGAAATTTGTTCAGAATCCTAAGCATATTGAAGTGCAAATATTAGGCGATCATGAGGGCAATATCATTCACTTATATGAACGGGACTGCTCGGTGCAGCGCCGCCATCAAAAGGTCGTTGAAGTGGCTCCATGCGTATCGATATCAGAAGATTTGCGCAACAGGATTTGTGAAGCGGCCGTTAAGTTGATGCAGAATGTCCAATATATTAATGCGGGTACGGTTGAGTTTCTTGTAGCCGGCGATGAATTTTACTTTATTGAAGTCAACCCGCGAGTGCAAGTGGAGCATACCATTACTGAAATGGTAACCGGAATTGATATTGTTCAATCGCAAATTCTTATTGCTGAAGGACACTCCCTGCACAGTGAAAAAGTGGGCATCCCAGCCCAAGAGGACATATATGTCCACGGTTATGCGATTCAATCACGGGTAACGACAGAAGATCCGTTAAACGGATTCATGCCTGATACCGGAAAAATTATGGCGTACCGCTCCGGAGGCGGCTTCGGAGTTCGCTTAGACGCCGGAAACGGCTTCCAGGGGGCGGTGATCACTCCGTATTACGATTCCCTGCTCGTCAAGGTTTCTACTTGGGCGCTTTCGTTTGAGCAAGCGGCATCGAAAATGGTCCGCAACCTGCAAGAATTTCGGATTCGCGGCATTAAAACCAACATTCCATTTCTTGAAAATGTCATGCGTCACCCTAATTTCGTCACAGGCAAATATGATACTTCTTTCATTGACTCTACGCCAGAATTATTTATCTTTTCTAAAAGAAAAGACCGCGGGACAAAAATGCTGAATTATATTGGCAATGTGACCATCAATGGCTTCCCGGGAATCGGAAAGAAGAAAAAGCCGGTCTTTGAAAAACCCGTTGTACCAAAACTGAAATTTTCCGAGCCCATAAAGCCGGGAACGAAGCAAATTCTTGATGAGCAAGGTGCGAATGGTTTAGTTGATTGGGTTAAATCAAGGAAAGAAGTGCTGTTAACCGATACGACATTCCGCGATGCGCATCAGTCCTTGCTGGCGACGCGCGTGCGCACGAATGATTTAACCCATATTGCGGAGCCAACAGCTAAATTGCTTCCGGAATTATTTTCCATGGAGATGTGGGGAGGAGCTACATTCGATGTTTCTTACCGCTTCTTAAAGGAAGATCCATGGAAGCGTCTGATCGCTTTAAGAGAACAAATACCAAACGTGCTGTTTCAAATGCTTCTGCGCGCTTCAAATGCGGTTGGCTACAAAAACTATCCGGATAATGTGATTCGGGAGTTTGTGCAAAAATCGGCGGAAGCAGGAATTGATGTATTCCGAATTTTTGATAGTTTGAACTGGATTAAAGGAATGGAAGTGGCGATTGATGCGGTTCGTCAAGCCGGAAAGATTGCGGAAGGAACGATTTGTTACACAGGGGATATTGATGATCCTCACCGCACGAAGTACGATGTTCAATACTATAAGCAGATGGCGAAAGAGCTGGAAAACCAAGGAGCGCATATTCTTGGCATTAAGGATATGGCCGGTCTGTTAAAGCCGCAAGCGGCATACCGCTTGATTTCTGAACTGAAAGAAACGATTGATATTCCAATTCACCTTCATTCTCACGATACGAGCGGAAACGGTATTTATATGTACGCCAAGGCCATTGAAGCAGGCGTGGACATCGTGGACGTAGCGGTCAGTACGATGGCCGGCTTAACATCACAGCCGAGCGCAGACACATTATGCTATGCCTTAAAGGGCACGGACAGAGAGCCATCCGTTCATATTGAGGGGCTGGAGCAATTGTCCCATTATTGGGAAGGAGTCCGCAAATATTATCAAGAATTTGAAAGCGGTATGATGTCGCCTCACACAGAAATTTATAAGCATGAAATGCCTGGAGGCCAATACAGCAATTTGCAGCAGCAGGCCAAGGCTGTCGGATTAGGAGATCGCTGGGAAGAAGTAAAGGATATGTACAGTCGAGTAAACCTGATGTTCGGCGATATCGTGAAAGTAACGCCTTCATCGAAAGTGGTTGGAGATATGGCGCTGTTCATGGTACAAAACGACTTATCAGAAGAAGATGTCTTAACAAAAGGAGATAAGATTGACTTTCCGGACTCCGTGATTGAATTTTTTGAGGGCTTCCTCGGCCAGCCGTACGGAGGATTTCCTAAAGAGCTGCAAAAAGTAATCTTAAAGGGGAAAGAACCCATTACTGTGCGCCCAGGCGAGCTGCTGAAAGAGGTCGATTTTAAGGCGCTGCGCGATGAATTGTTTAACGAATTAGGACGTCAGGTGACCAGCCATGATGTGATAGCCTATGCGCTATATCCGAAGGTCTTCTTAGATTATAATCGGACCATTGAACAGTTCGGAGATGTGTCCAAGCTTGATACGCCAACATTCCTCTATGGAATGAGACTGGGTGAAGAAATAGAAGTGGAGATTGAAAAGGGGAAAACATTAATTGTTAAGCTGGTTTCGATCGGCCAGCCGCAAGCGGACGGCACCCGCGTCGTTTACTTCGAACTGAACGGGCAGCCGCGGGAAGTAGTCATCAAAGATGAAAGCATTAAATCAGCTGTCGCATCAAAGGTGAAAGCAGATCCTAAAAACGAAAGTCATATTGCCGCTACAATGCCTGGAACGGTGATCAAGGTAATTGCAGAAAAAGGCGAGAAGGTTAATCGTGGTGACCATTTAATGATCACAGAAGCGATGAAGATGGAAACAACCGTGCAAGCTCCGTTTTCAGGGGTCGTCAAGAACATTTATGTGCAAAATGGAGAAGCCATTTCTACAGGGGATTTATTAATAGAACTGGAGAAATAATGAAAATGCAGCAGGCTTTTAGGCCTGCTGCATTTTCATTATTTCATAGATTAAGAGAGATTTTCTGTTTACTCCGCAGTAAGACTGCCAATTAAGAATTGGAGGAAAACCCAAGTCTAAGTGTGACACTGCGCATCTACATGCCGGTTTGTTCAATGAACCAGCAGCAGGGGGTTTAGAGGTTCCCTTTACTTTGTCGTGCTTCTAGAGATTAATAGAATAAAATAACACAGCAATCCGAACAGACAAGAAATAAACAAGGCATGCGCAAGAGCAATATATAGATTAAGTTGTGTATAAATCACAAGAGCGCCAGCAGCCACTTGAAGAAGGACAAGACCGAAAGCAATGAACCATCCCCAGTATATCACCCGCTGGCCTTTATAATGCTTAAAGGCCAGCCAAGTAATGTAGGCGATCCAGACAAAAATCAAGCCAGCAGCGAAGCGGTGCCCCATCTGTATCCATTGATATGTATTAAGCGGAAGTCCCGGACTGCTATTCAAGCAAAGCGGCCAATCCGGGCAAGTGAGACTGGCATTCGTATGCCGAACAAGAGCGCCGGTATAAACGACTAAATAACTGTATAATGTCACACCGATTGTATGCCTTTTCATGCGCTTGCCGATCTTGAGAGATGAAGCATCAAACTTTTGGTCCACTTCAAAAATGAGCAAAGTGAGCAGCAATACAGCAGAAAATGAAATGAGCGAAATTCCGAAATGAAGCGCGAGCACAAAGTCTGATTGCCCCCACATAACTGCGGCAGCTCCGATTAACGCTTGCGCAAATAAAAAGAAAAAAGATAAGAACGCTAAGAATTTCGTCTCTCTTTTGTGGCCGATTATCCGCCAAGAAGCAACGGCCAGTGCCAGAACTAGGATGCCGACAACTCCGGAAACAAGCCTATGAGCTAATTCAATCACCGTTTCTGCCGTTATGTCATCCGGAATGAATTGACCGTGGCAAAGCGGCCAGTCTCTGCCGCAGCCGAGCTCAGAACCGGTTTTTGTAACGAGCGCTCCGCCAAGCAATACGAACAGCATGCCAAGTGTTGTCAATACTGCCAGCCATTTTAATGAGCGTTGCATGTTATTCACCTTCTTATTATAAATACTGTTTTATCCCGCATGTAAGAAGCCGGGGGCGTCCCCTGAGAAAGGAGCGGGGAGCTAAAGGAATAAGCGGTAAACGAACCAAAATGCCCGAACCTCCCAATATTTGAAGGTTCACTTTATAAAAAGCATGCATCCCCTCGATAATACAGAAGATAATGGAAAATGACAACTTGTAAAATTGTGTGAAACTGATATGCTTGAATATGACAATATTATTCATTTTTACGATTGTCTGGATCTGATTTCCTAAATCTCCACTTATTATCACCCTGTAAAATAGAGGCGAGGGATCTGGCACTTGAATGTCCGACACAAATTCGCCATAATTAGTTCGTGGGATGTTCACAAAATCGTTGACAAATATGATTAAATATTGAATTGACAGACAATAGAATAAAAGGAAAATTGTCTCATGGTATAGAAATACAGAGCTCAATCATTTATATTAGAATTAAGTTTGCTTTTTATGAATGAGAGGGGGGGAGAAGTTGTCACGTGCCGCAACTACAATGGGGAAAACAGGACTTCCAGAGACCACTGCCATAAAGGATTTTATGGCATTAATTAAAATAGGAATTGTGAATTCCAATATCATCACTATTTTTACCGGGATGTGGCTGGCTTTTGTTTTAAATGGTCTGCACTTTCTGCAGCACCTTGATATCATGTTTTATACTTTGCTCGGATCCTCACTGATTATTGCAGGGTCTGCTGCCTTGAATAACTATATTGACAGGGATATTGATCCGCTGATGGAGAGAACGAAAGGCCGCCCGACAGTAACAGGAAGAATCAGCTATCCGAAAGTGCTGGCGACAGGTCTTTTATTTATTATAATTGGCGCGGGTCTGCTGTTTTTAACTACTGCTGCAGCAGGCATCATTGGCTTGATTGGCGTGTTTAGCTATGTTGTTCTTTATTCCATGTGGTCCAAGCGAAAACACGTCAGCAACACGATTGTAGGAAGCATTTCCGGCGCTGTGCCGCCGCTTATTGGCTGGGCAGCTGTCGATCCGGATCTCAGCAGAATGGCATGGATGCTTTTTTTGATCATGTTCATTTGGCAGCCGCCGCATTTCTATGCGCTGGCGATGAAGCGCTGCGAGGAATACCGGGCGGCAAGCATACCTATGCTGCCTGTAGTGAAAGGGTTTGCAACAACAAAACGGCATATGATGATATGGGTGATGGCGTTGCTTCCGCTGCCTTTTTTTATGACAGCCTTAGGCACACCTTTTGTCGTGCTTGCTACAATTTTAAATGTTGGCTGGCTTGCTCTTGGATTTTCCGGGTATAGGATGAAGGATGATCTGAAATGGGCAAAATGGATGTTTGTTTATTCTTTGCAATATTTGACGATTATGTTTGTAGCGATGGTGATCTTCACTGTCGTTTAAAATAGGGAGTTCTTTCTTTGTTAAAGAAATCCACATATAAGCTCATTTTCATTTCAGAATTTAATTAGAAAGAGGGGTTGAATGAAGCTATGAAAGATAGGCTAACTAAATGGCGTCTGCTTTCTGTGTTTGTGGTGTTGACGCTGGTTCTGTCTGGCTGTGGTGAACCGTTTCTTTCCGCGCTGGTACCCGGCGGAGAAGTTGCTCAAAAGCAATTTGACTTAATGATTTTGAGTACGGTTATCATGGTGCTAGTTATTGTAGCAGTTTTCGTTATCTTTGTTATTGCTCTTTTCCGCTTCCGCCGCAAAAAAGGCGAGGAAAACAAAATTCCAAAGCAAGTAGAAGGAAGTCACTTGCTGGAGATTGTCTGGACTGTTATTCCAATTATCCTTCTTTTAATTCTAGCCGTGCCGACCGTTAAAGCAACATTTGATTTGGCGGATGTGAAAGAAATGGATGAAAAGAACAAGGACGGCAAGCGTGACGCGCTAGTCGTGAATGTGAGAGCCAATCTTTACTGGTGGGAGTTTGAATACCCAGACCAAAAAGTCATCACGGGTCAAGACCTCGTCGTTCCAACAGATCAAAAAGTATACTTTAATTTGAAGGCTTCGGATGTTAAGCATTCATTCTGGATTCCTGCAGCTGGAGGAAAGATGGATACGAATGTGGATAACGTCAACAAGTTCTGGCTGACATTTGACAGTGAGAAAGCCGCGGAAGCTGAAAATGTCTTCTATGGAAAATGTGCGGAGCTTTGCGGCCCTTCCCATGCGCTGATGGATTTTAAAGTAAAGGCGATTCCTCAGGATGAATTCCAGCAATGGATGAGTGACATGAAAACAGCTAAAGAGGAAAAACCAACGGACCCGACAGCTGCTCAAGGGCAGCAGATTTTTGAAAAGAACTGCTTGAGCTGTCACGCTGTCACGCCTCAAGACAGCCGTCCTGAACAAGCTAGAACGGCTCCTAACTTAGCCAACTTTGGCGAGCGAACTCGAGTGGCCGGAATTCTGGATCACAATGAAGAAGAACTGAAAAATTGGATTCGCGATCCAGAGAAATACAAGCCGGGCAATAAAATGACTGGCACGTATAAAAACATGTCTGAAGAAGAACTGGATCAATTAGCAGCATACTTAATGAGCTTAAAAGTTCAAGACTAAAAAGGAGGTAAAGCCGTTGAGTACCATTGCACAAAAAAAAGGTTTCGCGGGAACTATTTGGGACTATTTAACGACAGTTGACCATAAGAAAATTGCGATCCTTTACCTAATTGCAGGCGGAATTTTCTTCCTCATGGGCGGTGTTGAGGCCATGTTGATTCGAATTCAGCTTGCAGTACCGAACAATGATTTTGTCAGTGCCGGACTATTTAACGAGATCCTTACCATGCACGGCACCACGATGATATTCTTAGCAGCGATGCCGTTGCTGTTTGCTTTCATGAACGCGGTCATGCCGCTTCAAATCGGTGCCCGTGATGTGGCTTTTCCGTTCTTAAATGCATTAGGTTTTTGGCTGTTCTTTTTCGGCGGATTATTTTTAAACTTATCTTGGTTCCTTGGCGGAGCCCCTGATGCGGGATGGACTTCTTACGCTTCCCTGTCACTGGCGTCTGAAGGCCACGGAATTGATTTCTATCTTCTTGGTCTGCAAGTATCCGGATTCGGTACGCTGATCGGGGGAATTAACTTCCTCGTTACGATTATTAACATGCGCGCTCCAGGTATGACCTATATGAGAATGCCGTTATTCACATGGACAACTTTTGTGGCGTCTGCCTTAATTTTATTCGCATTTCCGCCGCTGACCATCGGTATTTTCATGCTGATGTTTGACCGTTTATTCGGCGCAAACTTTTTTGATGTCGCTGCTGGCGGAAACACGATTATCTGGGAGCATTTCTTCTGGATCTTTGGTCACCCGGAAGTGTACATTCTAATATTGCCGGCGTTCGGTATTTTCTCTGAGATTTTTGCAACGTTTTCCAGAAAACGATTGTTCGGATATTCTTCAATGGTATTTGCCACTGTGCTGATCGGTTTCCTAGGCTTCATGGTTTGGGCTCACCACATGTTTACTACCGGTATGGGTCCGGTTGCCAACGCGATCTTTGCGGTTGCAACAATGGCCATTGCGGTGCCAACAGGAATTAAAATCTTTAACTGGCTGCTGACGATCTGGGGAGGAAGCATTCAGTTTACAACGCCGATGCTGTATGCTGTTGCCTTTATCCCTTCGTTCGTTGCTGGTGGGGTAACAGGTGTCATGCAGGCCGCAGCTCCGGCGGATTACCAGTATCATGATACGTATTTTATCGTGGCTCACTTCCACTATGTAATTGTCGGTGGGGTCGTGTTAGGTATTTTAGCCGCAACCCATTTCTATTGGCCGAAAATGTTTGGAACGATGCTGAATGAGACATTGGGCAAAATCACGTTCGTCACATTCGTTTTAGGGTTCCATTTAACCTTCTTCGTACAGCATTTTCTTGGATTGATGGGAATGCCTCGCCGCGTGTGGACATTCCTTCCTGGCCAAGGTTTGGATACGGGAAACTTAGTCAGCTCGATCGGCGCTGCCTGTATGGCATTTGGCGTCATTGTCCTATTGCTGAACATTGTCATTACGACCGTGAAGAACGAAAAAGTTGGAAACGATCCGTGGGGAGATGGACGTACGCTTGAATGGGCTATCGCTTCACCGCCTCCATTCTATAATTTTAAGCAATTACCGCTCGTTCGCGGGTTAGACACGTATTGGATTGAAAAGATGGAAGGCAAAAAAGGCTTAACGCCGGCTGAACCGCTTGGGGACATTCATATGCCAAATCCATCGATTGCCCCATTTATCATTTCTTTCGGATTATTTGTTGCTTCTTTCGGAGCTATGTATCAAATTGATGATAAGCCGTGGGCTATTCCGGTATTAATTGGGGGATTGGCGATTACATTCATCACGATGCTAATCCGTTCTATTAAGGATGATCATGGCTTCCATATCCATAAAGAGGATTTAATTGAGGAGAAAGATAAGGGGGTTAAGGCATAATGCAAGCGAATGAAAAGTTCACGCCCCAAACTTGGCCCGAAGCGCCTGAGAAAGCGACCCTTGAAGGGAAAAATAAATTCTTAGGCTTCTGGTTCTTTCTGGGAGGAGAGACCGTTTTATTCGCCTCTCTCTTTGCCACTTACATCGCGCTGAAGGATAAGGTGCCAAGTCCGGATCACGCATTGGCAAAAGACTTATTCCAGCTTCCGTTAGTGTTTGTGATGACGATGCTGCTTTTAACGAGTTCATTGACAAGCGTCTATGCTATGTATCATATGAAAAACTATAATTTCAAGCGGATGCAGGCTTGGCTGCTGTTTACGGTGATCCTTGGTTTAGGATTCCTTGGCTGTGAAATTTACGAGTTTGTTCATTACTATAAAGAATACAATCACACATTTACGAGCAGTGCATTTGGATCAGCATTCTACACATTAGTCGGATTCCATGGTGCCCACGTCATTTTTGGGCTATCGTGGATCATCACGTTGATGGTTCGTAACGCAGGTCGAGGATTAAACCTTTACAACGCGCCTAAATTTTATTTGGCAAGCCTTTACTGGCACTTTATCGACGTTGTATGGGTATTCATCTTTACTGTAGTATACTTAATGGGAATGGTGGGATAATTGATGGTGAAGCACAATCAATCAAGCTCGAGCAACCCAAGAGTCGATTACGAATACCGGCGCAAAAAGAATGCTGAAGAAATGAGAATGCAAGTCGTTTCTTTTACTTTGATGATTTTCTTTACAGTGGTGGCTTTTGTTACTGTAGCGGCAGGATTCTCTAAATGGTTTGTCATCCCTTTTATTCTTTTGCTGGCATGTGTTCAAGTAGCTTTTCAATTATACTACTTTATGCACATGAAGCATAAAGGGCATGAAGCACCGTCGCTGTTCCTATGGTCAGGTATAGTAGTAGCCTTTGTCACTGTATTAGCGTTTATGACAGTCGTTTGGATTTAAAAGAAAGGTCAGTCCTTTAAGGGCTGACCTTTTGCTGTAGGAAGGCTTCCGTTCTTTTCGGATTGTCATGAACTTGTCATCGTAAATGATTGATCGCCCTAAGCGGGAAAGGTATAATAGGCGGTAGGGCATCTCAAAAATTGTCGAGGTGAAAAAAATGCCAATCGGTATATTTGGATTTCAAGCATTATGGAGTCCGTTATTTATTTTGCTCTTGACCTTTTTAACGGTTTTGTATTTTTTCATTACTGTAAAATGGCGGAAGGATTTTAAAGAGAGTGAACCGTTAACAAAGCGGCAAGCATTTCTATTTATCGCGGCGATGCTTGTATTGTATGCGGTTAAAGGCGCTCCAATTGACTTGATGGGACATATTATGTTCACTTATCATATGGTGCAGATGGCTGTTCTTTATTTAGTTGTGCCGCCGCTGCTGATTAAAGGGATTCCTTGGTGGGTTTGGAAAGCAGTGATTCAGCTTCCGGTGATTCGGCCGGTCTTTCAGCTTCTTACTAAGCCGCTGATTGCCCTCGTACTGTTTAATGGACTGTTTTCGATTTACCACATTCCTTTAGTGTTTGATTATATTAAAATGAGCGAAACGCTTCATGGCTTATACACATTTATGCTGTTTATTTTTGCAATTTTCATGTGGTGGCCACTAGTGAATGAGATGCCAAGAGGAAAGCAATTAAGCGGTCTCAAAAAGGTCGGCTATATTTTTGCTGACGGGATTTTGCTTACTCCTGCCTGCGCACTTATCATCTTCGCGACTTCTCCTGTGTATGCCACTTACAGTGACGCCAGCATGTGGCTGCAGGCTATGGAACTCTGTGTTCCGACGAATACTTTACAAAGCTTAAGTTTAAGCGGTCCTGAACTTTTTTCTGATATGCCGATCTTGGAGGATCAGCAGCTCGGCGGAGTGCTGATGAAAATCATTCAAGAAATTGTATATGGTGTGATATTGGCGCAGGTCTTTTTTGAATGGTACCGAAAAGAGCGCAAGGATGACGAGACGATTACTCAGGAAGCACTGGCTAAACATCAGGCCAACTTGATTAAATAAGCAAAGGGAAGAGGAAGCAATCCCCTTCCCAATACATACGATGAAGGAATATCGAGTGTAGGAAAGAGAGGAAACGATGTCACTACCAATTTTGCCAACAATCAGTACATCTTTTATTGTGTTAAGCGCGATTTTTGTAGCGATAGGCTGGGCGCAAATTAAACAAAGAAAGATCGAACAGCATAAGAAAACGATGCTGACCGCCGCCGTATTTGCTATATGCTTTTTCATTATTTATGTAAGCCGCACTGTATTTGTGGGGAACACTGCTTTTGGCGGGCCGGATGAAATCAAGATCTATTATACAGCCTTTTTAATTTTTCATATTACGCTGGCGACAACTGGGGCTGTGTTTGGGATTGTTACGATCTTATCAGGATTGAAAAACAATTTAATCAGACATAAAAAAATCGGCCCTATTACGAGTGTTATTTGGTTTTTTACGGCCATCACGGGAGTGGCTGTCTATATTCTCCTATACGTTTTATATAAAGGCGGAGAAACCACATCTGTCATTAAAGCGATATTAGGGTTTTAAACAGGGGGTTTCCCCTGTTTTTCCTTTAAAAAAAGCGCCACGATAGAAGGATCGGCGCTTTTCATGACTCTATTATACTGTGAATTCAGAGACCTCATTCTTCACATCAGCAAGAACTTTTTCGCAAGTTTCCACTAATGAGGCTGGATACATCTCATCGTCTCCATATTCCACACCGTGCGGATAATAATGTTTTCCTAAAAGAGGAGGAAGCAATTGAACGACGGCATTCGCAGCTCCGATATCCCCTTCCGTTGCATACGCTTGCATACGCAAGTAATATGTACCTTCTTTTAATTCAAATTTGCGGTCAAACGTGACGCGCTCATAATCCCATTGACCAGCAAGAACGAAACCGTGTGAAGTTAATATAAAGTTCAAACGATTAAAATCCAGCTGTAAGTTTTCTAAACCCGTGTTATCAAATTTCATGAAAAACCCCTCCTGAATTTCGTGGCATGTACCCGGTTACAAAGCACATCAGCAGTCTATTGCCTCATTTCCATAATAGTCGAAAATGGCAGTTCTTGCAATCTATTGGGAGAATTCCAGCGGATTAATTTAGAACAGTCTTCATTGCTGTTTAGAAAGAGGATGAAAGCGCTCAACGGCTTGTAGAAGCTTCAGCATGTGATACACTCAAACCAAAGTGTTATAATGACAGTAATCATCGGTTAGGATGGTAGGATGGAAGGAGGTTATCTTCTGCGATCAGTTATCAGAATTTTAGTGGTGATGTCGATTGTTTTAATTGTCGGTATATACTTGAACCAATCCATCAAGGAGAATGAAGTGCTTGAAAATTCCACGAGCGTCTCTCCGCAAAAGGCGAGTAAAGAGCTGGAGAAGGAATTGGAGAAAGGATCTCAATCTGTCTCTGTGCGTAAGGCGCCGGAGAAAGGGAGCGGTTCATTTGTTGGCAAACCATCTAAAGAAGTTATTCATGCATTTGGGCAGCCGGTAAGAAAGGATCCTTCGGCGTATGGATATGAATGGTGGGTGTATAAGAAAGCAAATCAGTATATGCAATTTGGAATTGAAAACAATCGGGTGGTATCCGCTTATGCGGCAGGACAAGCCGACGCAGCCCCTTTTAAGCTCGGCCAGCGCATGGAAGGGATTTTTCAGTCGAATCCCTTAGATACAGAAGTAGTCGTGAAGAATAAAACGGGCACCTACCGTTTTGAATTATCAGAGGAGGACTATAATATTCGTCCGCTTATTCCTTTGGGGGATATTTACGCGCAATTATATATAGATCAATTTACAGGCAAGCTTTCGAGCGTCCGTTTTTTAACGAAAGATTGTTTAATTAAGCTGCGTCCGTATGAGCTGGTTTATCGCGGTGAGCTGCCGGCAGTGGCTGAGCCCTCAGCTAAACGCTGGGCTCAAATTGAAAGAGGGAGCGAGCAGCAAATCTTGGATTTGACCAATATCATTCGTGCCAGATTTGATCTGGGCACAGTGAAATGGGAACCAGCTGCTGCTGCAGTTGCCAAGCGCCACAGTAAAGAAATGTTTGAAAAGAATTATTTCGCCCATGAATCGCCGACGGCCGGTGACCTGGGAGATCGCCTGCAGGCAG from Bacillus xiapuensis encodes:
- a CDS encoding COX15/CtaA family protein, translated to MQRSLKWLAVLTTLGMLFVLLGGALVTKTGSELGCGRDWPLCHGQFIPDDITAETVIELAHRLVSGVVGILVLALAVASWRIIGHKRETKFLAFLSFFFLFAQALIGAAAVMWGQSDFVLALHFGISLISFSAVLLLTLLIFEVDQKFDASSLKIGKRMKRHTIGVTLYSYLVVYTGALVRHTNASLTCPDWPLCLNSSPGLPLNTYQWIQMGHRFAAGLIFVWIAYITWLAFKHYKGQRVIYWGWFIAFGLVLLQVAAGALVIYTQLNLYIALAHALFISCLFGLLCYFILLISRSTTK
- the cyoE gene encoding heme o synthase: MRGGEKLSRAATTMGKTGLPETTAIKDFMALIKIGIVNSNIITIFTGMWLAFVLNGLHFLQHLDIMFYTLLGSSLIIAGSAALNNYIDRDIDPLMERTKGRPTVTGRISYPKVLATGLLFIIIGAGLLFLTTAAAGIIGLIGVFSYVVLYSMWSKRKHVSNTIVGSISGAVPPLIGWAAVDPDLSRMAWMLFLIMFIWQPPHFYALAMKRCEEYRAASIPMLPVVKGFATTKRHMMIWVMALLPLPFFMTALGTPFVVLATILNVGWLALGFSGYRMKDDLKWAKWMFVYSLQYLTIMFVAMVIFTVV
- the pyc gene encoding pyruvate carboxylase, with the translated sequence MRQISKVLVANRGEIAIRVFRACTELNIRTVAIYSKEDSGSYHRYKADEAYLVGEGKKPIDAYLDIEGIIEIAKQSEVDAIHPGYGFLSENIDFARRCEEEGIIFVGPHSKHLDMFGDKVKARTQAQLADIPVIPGTDGPVSDLEEVVEFGKKHGFPIIIKAALGGGGRGMRIVKSVDEVKEAFERAKSEAKAAFGSSEVYVEKFVQNPKHIEVQILGDHEGNIIHLYERDCSVQRRHQKVVEVAPCVSISEDLRNRICEAAVKLMQNVQYINAGTVEFLVAGDEFYFIEVNPRVQVEHTITEMVTGIDIVQSQILIAEGHSLHSEKVGIPAQEDIYVHGYAIQSRVTTEDPLNGFMPDTGKIMAYRSGGGFGVRLDAGNGFQGAVITPYYDSLLVKVSTWALSFEQAASKMVRNLQEFRIRGIKTNIPFLENVMRHPNFVTGKYDTSFIDSTPELFIFSKRKDRGTKMLNYIGNVTINGFPGIGKKKKPVFEKPVVPKLKFSEPIKPGTKQILDEQGANGLVDWVKSRKEVLLTDTTFRDAHQSLLATRVRTNDLTHIAEPTAKLLPELFSMEMWGGATFDVSYRFLKEDPWKRLIALREQIPNVLFQMLLRASNAVGYKNYPDNVIREFVQKSAEAGIDVFRIFDSLNWIKGMEVAIDAVRQAGKIAEGTICYTGDIDDPHRTKYDVQYYKQMAKELENQGAHILGIKDMAGLLKPQAAYRLISELKETIDIPIHLHSHDTSGNGIYMYAKAIEAGVDIVDVAVSTMAGLTSQPSADTLCYALKGTDREPSVHIEGLEQLSHYWEGVRKYYQEFESGMMSPHTEIYKHEMPGGQYSNLQQQAKAVGLGDRWEEVKDMYSRVNLMFGDIVKVTPSSKVVGDMALFMVQNDLSEEDVLTKGDKIDFPDSVIEFFEGFLGQPYGGFPKELQKVILKGKEPITVRPGELLKEVDFKALRDELFNELGRQVTSHDVIAYALYPKVFLDYNRTIEQFGDVSKLDTPTFLYGMRLGEEIEVEIEKGKTLIVKLVSIGQPQADGTRVVYFELNGQPREVVIKDESIKSAVASKVKADPKNESHIAATMPGTVIKVIAEKGEKVNRGDHLMITEAMKMETTVQAPFSGVVKNIYVQNGEAISTGDLLIELEK
- the coxB gene encoding cytochrome c oxidase subunit II; amino-acid sequence: MKDRLTKWRLLSVFVVLTLVLSGCGEPFLSALVPGGEVAQKQFDLMILSTVIMVLVIVAVFVIFVIALFRFRRKKGEENKIPKQVEGSHLLEIVWTVIPIILLLILAVPTVKATFDLADVKEMDEKNKDGKRDALVVNVRANLYWWEFEYPDQKVITGQDLVVPTDQKVYFNLKASDVKHSFWIPAAGGKMDTNVDNVNKFWLTFDSEKAAEAENVFYGKCAELCGPSHALMDFKVKAIPQDEFQQWMSDMKTAKEEKPTDPTAAQGQQIFEKNCLSCHAVTPQDSRPEQARTAPNLANFGERTRVAGILDHNEEELKNWIRDPEKYKPGNKMTGTYKNMSEEELDQLAAYLMSLKVQD